From one Pieris brassicae chromosome 5, ilPieBrab1.1, whole genome shotgun sequence genomic stretch:
- the LOC123709256 gene encoding DNA-directed RNA polymerase II subunit Rpb4, producing MSGPIQDVIEEDAADLQFPKEFENAETLLISEVDMLLEHRKAQNESAEEEQEFSEVFMKTLTYTNMFKKFKNKETITAVRNLLQSKKLHKFEVASLANLCPETPEEAKALIPSLEGRFEDEELRILLDDIQTKRSIQY from the exons ATGTCTGGACCCATTCAAGATGTTATTGAAGAAGATGCCGCTGATCTACAATTTCCTAAAG AATTCGAAAACGCTGAAACATTGCTCATATCGGAGGTTGACATGCTACTGGAACATAGAAAAGCACAAAATGAATCTGCTGAAGAAGAACAGGAATTTTCAGAAGTGTTTATGAAAACGctaacatatacaaatatgttcaagaagtttaaaaacaaagaaactaTAACTGCTGTAAGAAA ttTGTTGCAATCGAAGAAACTTCACAAATTTGAAGTTGCTAGTTTAGCAAATCTCTGTCCTGAAACACCAGAAGAGGCTAAGGCACTTATACCTTCTTTGGAAGGAAGGTTTGAAGATGAAGAGTTAAGAATATTGCTAGATGATATACAAACCAAGCGaagtattcaatattaa
- the LOC123710470 gene encoding protein FAM117B-like isoform X2 — translation MSGRVRKQSDCPVGKQGPMRATLPVSSIMKPSGGFKKNTGNSPTLSPTNVWRRISPDHALSGQRSPGAVNYKGKGTSVIRRTASLDTLYQKGKWSRDYYLHAGQLQVDKSTQTDDGGGVSGRSSRGSEDDKLDRFLRSRLQRPHKPSGSGDFSAHSMSPGLWSRFSGGAVPLRAARSSVEGLNQEIERLVLCPASGTQTPHLDRLRDKVTPEGHRAPLADLLRRSVNTQTPHDLCHTAHSSGGSVCSSPDLDGSKLGTSPQINRFLAREPPDGCEKVNLKSGDGTHAESVSVMKPSAPGFTLRPSVCSAFQPLQPHPPTSD, via the exons ATGTCGGGTCGCGTCCGAAAACAATCGGATTGCCCTGTGGGCAAGCAGGGTCCTATGAGAGCGACATTGCCGGTCTCTTCTATAATGAAACCTAGTGGCGgattcaaaaaaaatactggTAACAGCCCCACTCTTTCTCCCACCAATGTGTGGCGACGGATTTCCCCTGATCACGCTCTTTCCGGTCAGAGGAGCCCCGGAGCTGTCAACTATAAAG GTAAAGGAACTAGTGTAATTCGGCGCACAGCATCCTTAGATACTTTGTATCAAAAAGGAAAATGGTCAAGAGACTACTATCTACATGCGGGGCAATTACAAGTTGATAAATCCACTCAA ACTGATGATGGAGGTGGTGTATCTGGAAGATCTTCAAGAGGCTCAGAAGATGATAAGCTAGATCGTTTTCTTCGTAGTCGTCTGCAGAGACCACACAAACCATCAGGATCTGGAGATTTTTCTGCACATTCTATGAGTCCTGGACTAT GGTCCCGTTTTAGTGGTGGTGCAGTGCCCTTAAGGGCAGCTCGTTCCTCTGTGGAGGGTCTGAACCAGGAAATTGAAAGACTTGTACTTTGTCCAGCCAGCGGCACTCAGACTCCTCATCTTGACAGATTAAGGGATAAG GTGACACCTGAAGGTCACCGAGCTCCGCTGGCCGATCTCCTCCGGCGATCTGTCAACACTCAAACGCCGCACGATCTCTGTCATACTGCACACTCCTCAG GTGGAAGTGTTTGTTCGTCTCCGGATCTCGATGGCTCGAAACTGGGGACTTCGCCACAGATCAATAGATTCTTGGCCCGTGAACCCCCAGACGGTTGTGAAAAG GTGAACCTGAAGTCGGGCGACGGCACCCACGCGGAGTCGGTGTCGGTGATGAAGCCCTCGGCGCCGGGCTTCACCCTGCGGCCCTCCGTGTGCTCGGCCTTCCAGCCTCTGCAGCCGCACCCCCCTACCTCCGACTAG
- the LOC123710470 gene encoding protein FAM117B-like isoform X3 — MEFWYLSKGTSVIRRTASLDTLYQKGKWSRDYYLHAGQLQVDKSTQTDDGGGVSGRSSRGSEDDKLDRFLRSRLQRPHKPSGSGDFSAHSMSPGLWSRFSGGAVPLRAARSSVEGLNQEIERLVLCPASGTQTPHLDRLRDKVTPEGHRAPLADLLRRSVNTQTPHDLCHTAHSSGGSVCSSPDLDGSKLGTSPQINRFLAREPPDGCEKVQVNLKSGDGTHAESVSVMKPSAPGFTLRPSVCSAFQPLQPHPPTSD; from the exons ATGGAGTTCTGGTATCTTA GTAAAGGAACTAGTGTAATTCGGCGCACAGCATCCTTAGATACTTTGTATCAAAAAGGAAAATGGTCAAGAGACTACTATCTACATGCGGGGCAATTACAAGTTGATAAATCCACTCAA ACTGATGATGGAGGTGGTGTATCTGGAAGATCTTCAAGAGGCTCAGAAGATGATAAGCTAGATCGTTTTCTTCGTAGTCGTCTGCAGAGACCACACAAACCATCAGGATCTGGAGATTTTTCTGCACATTCTATGAGTCCTGGACTAT GGTCCCGTTTTAGTGGTGGTGCAGTGCCCTTAAGGGCAGCTCGTTCCTCTGTGGAGGGTCTGAACCAGGAAATTGAAAGACTTGTACTTTGTCCAGCCAGCGGCACTCAGACTCCTCATCTTGACAGATTAAGGGATAAG GTGACACCTGAAGGTCACCGAGCTCCGCTGGCCGATCTCCTCCGGCGATCTGTCAACACTCAAACGCCGCACGATCTCTGTCATACTGCACACTCCTCAG GTGGAAGTGTTTGTTCGTCTCCGGATCTCGATGGCTCGAAACTGGGGACTTCGCCACAGATCAATAGATTCTTGGCCCGTGAACCCCCAGACGGTTGTGAAAAGGTACAG GTGAACCTGAAGTCGGGCGACGGCACCCACGCGGAGTCGGTGTCGGTGATGAAGCCCTCGGCGCCGGGCTTCACCCTGCGGCCCTCCGTGTGCTCGGCCTTCCAGCCTCTGCAGCCGCACCCCCCTACCTCCGACTAG
- the LOC123710470 gene encoding protein FAM117B-like isoform X1 — protein MSGRVRKQSDCPVGKQGPMRATLPVSSIMKPSGGFKKNTGNSPTLSPTNVWRRISPDHALSGQRSPGAVNYKGKGTSVIRRTASLDTLYQKGKWSRDYYLHAGQLQVDKSTQTDDGGGVSGRSSRGSEDDKLDRFLRSRLQRPHKPSGSGDFSAHSMSPGLWSRFSGGAVPLRAARSSVEGLNQEIERLVLCPASGTQTPHLDRLRDKVTPEGHRAPLADLLRRSVNTQTPHDLCHTAHSSGGSVCSSPDLDGSKLGTSPQINRFLAREPPDGCEKVQVNLKSGDGTHAESVSVMKPSAPGFTLRPSVCSAFQPLQPHPPTSD, from the exons ATGTCGGGTCGCGTCCGAAAACAATCGGATTGCCCTGTGGGCAAGCAGGGTCCTATGAGAGCGACATTGCCGGTCTCTTCTATAATGAAACCTAGTGGCGgattcaaaaaaaatactggTAACAGCCCCACTCTTTCTCCCACCAATGTGTGGCGACGGATTTCCCCTGATCACGCTCTTTCCGGTCAGAGGAGCCCCGGAGCTGTCAACTATAAAG GTAAAGGAACTAGTGTAATTCGGCGCACAGCATCCTTAGATACTTTGTATCAAAAAGGAAAATGGTCAAGAGACTACTATCTACATGCGGGGCAATTACAAGTTGATAAATCCACTCAA ACTGATGATGGAGGTGGTGTATCTGGAAGATCTTCAAGAGGCTCAGAAGATGATAAGCTAGATCGTTTTCTTCGTAGTCGTCTGCAGAGACCACACAAACCATCAGGATCTGGAGATTTTTCTGCACATTCTATGAGTCCTGGACTAT GGTCCCGTTTTAGTGGTGGTGCAGTGCCCTTAAGGGCAGCTCGTTCCTCTGTGGAGGGTCTGAACCAGGAAATTGAAAGACTTGTACTTTGTCCAGCCAGCGGCACTCAGACTCCTCATCTTGACAGATTAAGGGATAAG GTGACACCTGAAGGTCACCGAGCTCCGCTGGCCGATCTCCTCCGGCGATCTGTCAACACTCAAACGCCGCACGATCTCTGTCATACTGCACACTCCTCAG GTGGAAGTGTTTGTTCGTCTCCGGATCTCGATGGCTCGAAACTGGGGACTTCGCCACAGATCAATAGATTCTTGGCCCGTGAACCCCCAGACGGTTGTGAAAAGGTACAG GTGAACCTGAAGTCGGGCGACGGCACCCACGCGGAGTCGGTGTCGGTGATGAAGCCCTCGGCGCCGGGCTTCACCCTGCGGCCCTCCGTGTGCTCGGCCTTCCAGCCTCTGCAGCCGCACCCCCCTACCTCCGACTAG